In Streptomyces sp. NBC_00683, the DNA window ACGGTCGCGGTGACCGAGTGGCCCGCATGGTCGGCGTGGAAGTGATGGCGATGCCTCATGGAAGTAGCCTCCCTGCGGCGCGCTTCACAGTTTCCGCGTCGCCTCATCGAGCGTAGCCGCGTCGATCGGCGCGCGCCGTGAACGGGGCCGGGGGCGCGGGACGGAGTGTTCGGGGGCCACCCTTCTGCCGTTGCACCCTTCTCCTTGACCTAGAGTGCCCGCGTGCCTTCGTACAGCATTGGCCAGGCCGCGGAGCTGCTGGCCGTAAGCCCGGAAACGGTTCGCCGGTGGGCGGACGGCGGTCACCTCGCGATGGACCGGGGCGGGTCGGGGAACCGGATGATCGACGGCGTCAGCCTGGCGGGCTTCGCCGCTGAGCGGGCGGCAGGTCTGCATCCGGTGTCCGGTGAGATTCTGACGTCGGTGCGGAACTCGTTCGCCGGCATCGTCACCGCCGTGACGGTCGACGACATCGTGGCCCAGGTGGAGATCCAGT includes these proteins:
- a CDS encoding TOBE domain-containing protein; this encodes MPSYSIGQAAELLAVSPETVRRWADGGHLAMDRGGSGNRMIDGVSLAGFAAERAAGLHPVSGEILTSVRNSFAGIVTAVTVDDIVAQVEIQSGPHRLVSLISRESVEELGLEVGVLATARVKSTNVHIDRPGSRG